In Deltaproteobacteria bacterium, a single genomic region encodes these proteins:
- a CDS encoding SDR family oxidoreductase: MADNKVAFITGASRGIGRGCALELAKRGFDLVLTARTVSGRERYDHSSTVKKTVTTPLPGSLEQTASEVRAIGVAAAVVKLDLSLRTDWAAAVQAALERFGRIDVLVNNGRYVGPGHMDAFEDTPVELIEQMFLCNVFAPLHLIKLCLPAMKQQGGGTVINITSTAGERETPAAIGAGGWGLGYSVTKAAFNRMVPGLAKELRKENIAVIGLMPGFVATERMTIDLAEHGFDASKALPVDNPGRVCAMLATAKDPMFFSGRDIYGPTFFAEHALTTF; encoded by the coding sequence GTGGCTGACAACAAGGTCGCCTTCATTACGGGCGCTAGCCGCGGCATCGGACGCGGCTGCGCACTCGAACTGGCGAAGCGTGGATTCGATCTGGTACTAACGGCTCGCACTGTGAGTGGTCGCGAGCGCTACGATCACTCGTCGACAGTGAAGAAGACGGTTACCACACCGCTACCCGGCAGCTTGGAGCAAACGGCGAGCGAGGTGCGCGCGATCGGCGTTGCGGCCGCGGTCGTCAAGCTCGATCTTTCGCTGCGCACTGACTGGGCCGCCGCAGTACAGGCGGCGCTCGAGCGCTTCGGCCGCATCGATGTTCTGGTAAACAACGGCCGCTACGTTGGACCCGGACACATGGACGCGTTCGAAGACACGCCGGTCGAATTGATCGAGCAGATGTTCTTGTGCAACGTGTTTGCGCCGCTGCACTTGATCAAGCTGTGTCTGCCGGCGATGAAGCAGCAAGGTGGCGGCACCGTGATCAACATCACCTCGACGGCGGGCGAGCGTGAGACGCCGGCCGCGATCGGCGCGGGTGGTTGGGGCCTTGGCTATTCGGTCACCAAGGCCGCGTTCAATCGCATGGTGCCAGGACTGGCAAAAGAGCTGCGCAAGGAAAACATCGCGGTGATCGGCCTCATGCCGGGCTTCGTCGCCACCGAGCGGATGACGATCGACCTGGCGGAGCACGGCTTCGATGCTTCCAAGGCGTTGCCGGTCGACAACCCCGGCCGCGTCTGCGCGATGCTGGCGACGGCGAAGGACCCGATGTTCTTCTCGGGCCGCGACATCTACGGGCCGACCTTCTTCGCCGAGCACGCGTTGACGACCTTCTGA